The following coding sequences are from one Anabas testudineus chromosome 16, fAnaTes1.2, whole genome shotgun sequence window:
- the rbp5 gene encoding retinol-binding protein 5: MSKPDYTGTYHMVEQENMDAYLAALDINFALRTIVCLLKPTKDITHDPATGAMKIRTLTTFKNFDMDFTIGEEFTEDLGPVDGRTCQTTVSWEGDKLLCVQRGEKQGRGWTHWLEGDKLHLEMRAEGVVAKQVFKKAN, translated from the exons atgtcaaaaCCAGATTACACCGGCACCTATCATATGGTGGAGCAGGAGAACATGGACGCGTACCTCGCAGCTTTAG ATATAAATTTTGCTCTGAGGACAATTGTGTGTCTCTTGAAGCCCACCAAAGACATCACCCATGACCCAGCTACAGGGGCCATGAAGATTCGCACGCTCACCACCTTCAAGAACTTCGACATGGATTTTACTATTGGAGAAGAATTTACAGAGGACCTGGGGCCCGTGGATGGACGCACTtgtcag ACTACAGTGAGCTGGGAAGGAGACAAGCTGCTTTGTGTACAGCGAGGTGAGAAACAGGGACGAGGCTGGACACACTGGCTGGAGGGCGACAAGCTGCATTTG GAGATGAGAGCTGAAGGCGTGGTAGCCAAGCAGGTCTTCAAGAAGGCAAATTGA